The Meles meles chromosome 12, mMelMel3.1 paternal haplotype, whole genome shotgun sequence genome includes a window with the following:
- the CABP1 gene encoding calcium-binding protein 1 isoform X3: MGNCVKSPLRNLSRKMRQEEKSSYVVVQTSEEGLAASSELPGPLLMLAQNCAVMHNLLGPACIFLRKGFAENRQPDRSLRPEEIEELREAFREFDKDKDGYINCRDLGNCMRTMGYMPTEMELIELSQQINMNLGGHVDFDDFVELMGPKLLAETADMIGVKELRDAFREFDTNGDGEISTSELREAMRKLLGHQVGHRDIEEIIRDVDLNGDGRVDFEEFVRMMSR, encoded by the exons ATGGGCAACTGTGTCAAGTCTCCACTGAGAAATCTCTCAAGGAAG ATGCGCCAGGAGGAGAAGAGCAGCTACGTGGTGGTGCAGACGAGTGAGGAGGGGCTTGCAGCCAGCAGCGAACTCCCGGGACCGCTCCTGATGCTGGCCCAGAACTGCGCTGTCATGCACAACCTGCTGGGCCCTGCCTGCATTTTCCTGCGCAAGGGCTTCGCTGAGAACAGGCAGCCT GACAGATCACTGCGGCCAGAGGAGATTGAAG aGCTCCGAGAGGCCTTCCGAGAATTTGACAAGGACAAGGACGGCTACATCAACTGTCGGGACCTGGGCAATTGCATGCGGACCATGGGCTACATGCCCACCGAGATGGAGCTCATTGAGCTGTCCCAGCAGATCAACATGAACC TGGGTGGCCATGTGGATTTTGATGACTTCGTAGAACTAATGGGACCTAAACTCCTGGCAGAAACAGCAGATATGATTGGAGTGAAGGAACTGCGAGACGCTTTCCGAGAG TTTGATACCAATGGTGATGGGGAGATAAGCACCAGTGAGTTGCGAGAGGCCATGAGGAAACTCCTGGGTCATCAGGTGGGACACCGAGACATAGAGGAAATTATCCGAGATGTGGACCTCAATGGGGATGGACGAGTAGACTTTGAAG AGTTTGTCCGGATGATGTCCCGCTGA